In Xiphophorus maculatus strain JP 163 A chromosome 17, X_maculatus-5.0-male, whole genome shotgun sequence, the genomic stretch GAGAAGTCCACTCTTATTTTTCACCCGCATCTTGCGCTGAGTGGTAAAAATTGGCTTCTTGTGCTTTTTCCACAAGGACTTGAGCCCTCTCTGCAGCTCACGCAGGTTGCAAGAAGCAAACCGGAGTCATTTACGCCACATTCAGTCACTTTACCACCTTCTATACTTAGCTGAGATATCGTCCTCTTCTTGTGCAATCAGCGACTTTTAACTAAACCTGGTTTGAAACGAGCTCCAGTTCaaagaaagcacaaaaatgttgcatatttgcACATCTCCAGCCTTTAGAGTAtgtctataaatataaatctccATCTGAGGGAATTTGACATGTAGGATCCCTGGTATATCATTATGAATGTTAATAGTTTATTTACCTTTTGTAGAGAAAAAGTTGAggcggggggaaaaaaagcacagacAAAGTTTTAGACTGGTGTAGTGCAACAAGGTGGAGGCAGCTGGCCAAAAACGAGTGGAAATAGAGGCTGAGTCGGCACCTCGACCACTCGTCACATTCCCCAGAAGATTCACAAGGACCGTCATGGCGCTGAAAGAGGCTGACATCAGGGAATGCCTTCGCTATGACCCGTGATTTATGCCGGCTCCGCAGTGAGAAGTTTACGTCCACTCATCAAAGGGCAAGTGTGAATTGTAGAGGTTCAAACTTAATCTAGATATGTTTACTAAGGCTTTGGGGTTACCATTCAGAAATGTCGAGGTAACCTTTCCAAGATGAGGTTTGATCTGTGTTTGGGATAGCTTTATAGTCCTAGAGAAATAAGAAACGTTTTAGTCATAGTGACAAGAAGTAAGTTTGGAGGAAAAATACAGTACCAATTGTCAAGAAAGGTGGGGGAAGCATTATGTTGAAGCTCCGCTTATGTTTTGCTGTGAGTGGGACTGGCACAAAAGAAGGACTACCTCTAAATACTTCGACTTCTGCTGAAATCAAAAGCTATACAGGCTTGAAACCTCTATTTGTATTCTAATCACAAGGCCCAAAATGAATGTGATATTCATGATTGTGAGTGGATGTTGACTTCTTACTGGAACTATAGcaacgtttaaaaaaaacaaacaaaagtggCAGCATAACAGGCATCCTGATGGAATGTTTCTACTCTGAGATTAAAAGTACAAATGTACTTTAGGTCTTGATGTGTCTAGTGAAGAGAGTCCTGggttaatattttattccaCCGCCCAACACCTTGTATTGACTTCCTCTCTCTGTAGAGAGGAAAAAAGCAGATTGTTTGCAACGTCGTTCAACTCCAGGTTTTACCTTTCAGATCAGTGTGACTTTCAGCCAGACGACTTTAACATGTTCAGTCATGCAAATCTCCTGTAGAAATTTAGCAATAAGCTGTAGTGGTAGAAAGAAGCTTCCGGATCAGCTGTAAAGGTTCGCTGTAGGGTTCGAGAGTCGCTGGTGAGACAGAGAAAGGTCATGCTTTAAGTTTTTAAACAGGAAATCTCCAGGTAGGGATAGAAGAAGCTGCTGACCATGATGATAACAGTAGGACTGTGCAGTTCTTACAGGAAACTTTAAATCTCAACTCAAGGTGATCGAGTGCTCTGTCCAAAGTTTGTCCCAAGTTTTAATAAGAAGTTCCTCATTAGGACCAAACTTTTTGGAAGTCCATATTCTAGCAGCAGACTTTAGTCAGTGCAGCAAAACATGTCTTCGTAATGTTGTGGAGAATCTTTTGGGTGGCTGAACAACAAATCTTACctttcaaaaacagaattttcaaAACATCACCCCTTGtcccaaaatgtttttccactAGTGACAATGGAGAGGGCCCTGGAGACGCAGGTTTCCTGTGAGGtgttggggggtggggggggtggggggggatcAGAGGGACTCCCCGTTTACTGAGCTTCCCTCTCCTCTGGATAGGGAAGAGTGGGAGAGGCTCTTTTCCGTGTTTTCTGAGCCGGAGCCGTTTTGGCTGTGATGGTCGGCCGATGAGGCGGAGCTGGAGGAAGGAGTGGATGTGGATGAGGGCTTGGCCTTCTCCTTAAAGTCTGTTATGATGACCGTGAGGTCTCCAACTGTCACCTCCAGATGCTGGGCGCTGCTCCggtcaatattttttaatcttggCCTAATAGGGGGACCAAAGCGTAAACAATGTATAATCCTGTGCTTATTAACACTTAGTTCTGGTGCAAGTATCATACTGACCCCTAAAACCAGAATTAACTTGCTTACCTCATCTTCTTGTGGCTGTTCTTCTTGGGTGCTGGCTCTCTTTCACTCTTGTCTCTCTCGACCCtctccttcttttcctttttgggCTGTGATGGTAAAACAAACTGCTGTGTTACTTGCTGCTGGGAGACGAGCTGGGAGACGGGACGAGGCTTCCTGGTTGTGCGGGAGGAGGGCAGTGAAGAGAGACATGAAGCGGCAGAGAGAAGAGAGATGTGTGGCAGATTAATGAGAGTGAAAATCACAGAGAGCACATGACCTCTCGCTGGCCTACTGCTGTAATGAAGAGCTAAAAAAGCCTATTGGTACTAGAAAGGACGGAACTGCTGAGTTTTAATGTTGGTTCAAAATGGCATATTACAAAAGCACGATTCAAGAGACATAAAATTTCTGCAGAGGTATTTTAAAACTCTTGCAGGTAAGATGCATGTTGTAGGACATAATTGGTTCACGTGAATGGACCCAATGTggaattttcatttttaaatttgacactTCTACAAACTCAAATCTACAGattttctgcagcagtttttGTAGCATTCTAGACatttgacagcaaaaaaaaatactttcaaaggCTTTGGCAGGAGTCGGTCGGGTCTCATCTATCTGCTGAACAAATCATCGACCAACAAGCTGAAAGGTGGTTTCTGGTTTGACAGTGTGGAGCTTACAGGCTAATGCACTGCTTTCTGATatctggaaaatgtattttacaaatcATAAAAAGTAATTAGATTTGTGATATTTGGACTGGATTATCCCCTAATAATCTTAGATTTTCTAAAGCACATTATTAACCTTTGATATCTTTATTCTGTACTTGACTGGTACACAGTGCTTGACTTACAAAAATTATCtacaaacattatttaaaatttgcagCCAGTTTTCCTTTATACTGTGAGCCTAAATgtaatctgaattatttatttacataaccCTACACAATAACTCACATTTAACAGTGAATTTCCTTCTACATActcttgttttttctcaaaGCGCCCTCTTAGTTTGACTAATTAGCCAATCGTGTTTTGTTACTagggaaaactaaaacatttaaccaATTAGCCTCGTCTTTGGGGTGCTCTGAGTTTTTTCACCTGCCAGGAATATATGGGTAAACctgtaggtggcggtaatgacTACAAGATgtttttgccaaccgccaataaaaaaaaaaaaatcaagaagaagATAATGAGGGAAAGTGGTGATAAATTTGATCATAACAATCTAGGGATAGTTTACTCCACCTTGCAAGACAATGCAGAGGATTTTACAAATGACCGGTAAGCTACAGCTTCTGTTCCtcagcatgttttatttgttttagctaTCAAATTACTCTGCTCTTTTTCTATCACTTGGTCATTTGGTGTTTGCTGGTAGTCACTTGTGAATGtggctgctgttttatttagtgCATGTGTTTCTTTGGTTAGAATATTGCTAATGCAGCTCTGGATAAATGTTgctaagatttctttttaattgttaaTGATGCTGTTAGTCATTGTCTTTTTGAGCTTCTGCTACTATCATGATGTTTTGTTGATCTCTTGATGTTTGCTGGGTAAGATGGCACTTCTGTTGTGTTGTACAAGGAGAAGCTGAAGTCCTGTTTAACTGAAATCTATTAACATTCATTTATAAGATTTAGCTGAGCTCCTTGTAAGATAAATACAATTGCATTGTTTtgtgtaaattagttttatgtttttcacagtttggaCTATTGCCTGTTGACACTGATTAACATATTTTGCAAGTTACTTAAaagactttttacttttagctaATTCAACCCTTCATGTTATTTTGCTGTATGAATAATTTCCCTACCGCTCATTTGAATCCCTATACTGGACTAGGAAGGGAAATCAATTGGCACATCAGCCCCACCAATAATTTTTGACATGTACTTAGAAACTGGAGAGTTGCAGATTCCATTTTTAGACCATTGTATGCTTCCTAATCTACAAGTTGTTCCTTGAATGCACCATAAAGTTCAGAAATGCTTTTGGTTTGTGCTTTCCAAAGCAAACCTGGACAAATGCTGCACAAAGGGGCGGGGGTGtcatttattttgacaatagtgtctttaaaaaacagatgCAAAATTGTCCACTGAGGTGCATTTATTGCAACAATGCATGCAGATTGATGCAAATATGCCAAGTGAAATGTAGACTGAGAGCAGTGATCAGTTAAATGACTCAACCTGAGAGTTTTCCATTTCTGTATGCCAGCCTTATGATACATAGatatatttacaacaaaaacaccaatagattgtttaaaaatatcattttaatgtggcatcaaaatagttttttattacACTTAATAAGTTTCCCTAATGTGGAATTGCTAAATGTATCAAAATATGCATCTGACTTAAGCTCATGTATGCTCTACCAGAAGCAAACTGCAGACTTTGGCTTCATGAAAATTAAATGGACGTTTGTAGCTGCCAAATTTAATCATAAGGCTGGTAACACAGAGTAGCCGAAACCATCTGCAGTGTCGGCCCATTTGGACAAGTATTGCAGAACCCCGGGCCAGATTTTTACCAAAATGAGTCTCTATGGCCCGTTCGGCTTAATGCAGCAGCTTTTGGCCATTTTCCCCAAAAGGAGGGAATATGCGGTCAGCTGTCTTCTTCAGAGGGGGGAAATGGTTGTTTAGCGATTCTGGGGTGACCTAAATTTGGGCACAGCTTCAAAAAGGCTCTTATTAGCCTTTTTTTTCAGACTTATCAGTGTCTTTACAGAATCAAATTTGGTACAAGCAAGGGTAGAGTGAAATGCAAATGGGTCTCTTGGCCTACATAACTGTCTGATAGGGAGGAGATAGCGAGATGCTTTAATATGTCTGTCCTGTCAGCAAGATGCAGCAAAACTGCTGACAACCTCGTTAAACTAAAGATAGATGCCTCCAAGTCTTCAGAGCTGTGAAGAGTTTGAAGCTttctttatgttaaatattCCTGCAACAATGAAAGACGGTGAAAAAGAGTGTGATTATATGGAAATCCTTTGTTCAGCAATGTAATTTGCTGTCATTACAGACCCATTAAGTCTATTACTCCTCATTAATGCAATACATCAGAGAACACTAAACCGTGATCTACCAGTCTGTACCTGCTATAGAAGGACATGCTTAAGGCTGTCAAAATAAGCACTAAGTCAATcgcataattaaataaaatgagcgTGATAATTGCCATTTGGACAACAGTCAAAGAGTTACTCCcctttaatattgttgaaaagccATTTTGAGATACGcagcaaacatttgacacccaGTACAAAGTAGGTAACTTGCACTTTCTGCCACCGTTGCCTATTTTTCCTGACTAAgctggatgattttttttttctttgttgccaTAGAAAAAACGCCACAGCTCAACAGTGAATCTACGTCGAGCTGTGTCACTTTGTGACAAAGCCCGCAAGCCTTTTCAGGGTTGCCGCAAGCTCTGTTGTAGCAACTCCGACGTGATGGCGGTGAACTCACTGACCCTTTGGTTGCCACagttcttttaaagaaaacaagcaagGAAATGCACAGACGGTGTCGTATTGTCCGGCTTGAAGTATTTTTGTTACAAGGGTTTGCGTCTGCTTGCCTTCATATCAACTCTGAGAAGGTTGCTATAAGTAAATGGAGGGAGGGGTTGCTGCGAAGTCAAACCTCAATGCAATCAGCGGATGTATTATTAGAATGAAGGAAGGCAGCCAGTCTAAACAGGACTGGCTATGGTAACCCAATCAAACGGTGTTTATCTTACCACTTAGGCCCTTCCCTGAGCTCTCTCTGGCTGCTGACTAGCagtctgagagagagagagagagagagcgtaTCGATTCCGAAAATAATTTCAGCACATAATGCTAACAGCTCATTCTCTTTGACAATATTGGGTGTTGGATGAGTAGCTGGGAGTCAATAGCTGCTCCACTCAGGCAATCCATTCTGCAACAGTTACTCATGTGGAAAAATTGGGATGTTGTGAGGAGAAACCAAAGACATGGATTTCAGAAGGGAAagctggatgacaaaagttttccaaacaaaaccgcacagtctgtttaaaaaaaaaaaaagattctccTGTAAAAGATTGAAACAAGAGCTCATTGTAGAATGAGGAGATGGTTGGAGACCAACTTGCTTTGTCCTGTAGCGTGCACAGTTGAAACAAAAAACCTGAACCCTCACATTTTACTGACAGGGAACTCTGGCTGACCTCATCCTGAATACGttgtgcacaaacacacatgctaTCTATCACGATCTTAGTGTGGGTTTTCACactcctctccctccttccgATGCACTCACTGACCTCACACTCTTCCTCCACTAATGGCCCGGGCTGGAAACAGATGGTAACTTTATTGCTGCCGACAGACTTATAAACAGTGTGTGTGCACATTTACCTGgcacaacacatttttaagcGTCTATTGTGATCTTTGTACCGTTCTTTTGCAATTATTAGGTCTTTCTGAGTTTCATAACATCTCTAATCCCTACAAAACAGTGGAGAAGTGGTATTCCTTTGCAATGATGgccattttatagtttttttggcATCTAGATCT encodes the following:
- the LOC102236902 gene encoding YY1-associated factor 2-like → MGDKRSPTRPKRQPKPSSDEGFWDCSVCTYKNTAEAFKCMMCDVRKGTSTRKPRPVSQLVSQQQVTQQFVLPSQPKKEKKERVERDKSEREPAPKKNSHKKMRPRLKNIDRSSAQHLEVTVGDLTVIITDFKEKAKPSSTSTPSSSSASSADHHSQNGSGSENTEKSLSHSSLSRGEGSSVNGESL